A genomic window from Tenebrio molitor chromosome X, icTenMoli1.1, whole genome shotgun sequence includes:
- the LOC138140460 gene encoding serine-rich adhesin for platelets has product MPGKVKVKIISGRNLPVMDRSSDTTDAYVEIKLASTTYKTDVCRKSLHPQWNSEWYRFEVDDSELQDEPLQIRLMDHDTYSANDAIGKVYLDLNPLLLPAASLLIKYGWNGDGNHEHPSNSVMSGWIPVYDTMHGIRGEVNIVVKVELFSDFNRFRQSSCGIQFFCSKSIPHGYFAQTVHGFVEELIVNDDPEYQWIDKIRTPRASNEARQTLFFKLSGELQRKIGVKALDLGGNAVIGYCQCFDLEGESGIVARGIGTAVTLVKLLDAPHCNITETLNEERAQSYLKFLGSQASFHLNPILVSKPTFPFSKKHLSSPLYAPLPTLDIDNPRYKHLPKHLYKSEFSQQLRSTRSNPALNEQIHHTSVKTLLKQEDMRGTPAYGFSQKFRNFKYSSQNILSKKMTALKARLGDSGIGEEIDQEVALTPRQERRRLKYKRTISDSSVMAEVLARSVLHAHNSLTCILEAQDSLQYDDEETAVDQGSVTPNTEEELEPVPNVLEKTVSEPLLSIQDNLLETHSYTGSSGSSSESLSSDDDEYTSDSKEINFETVSNIVKNVELLEKNSTVSSTMKNYSKQMSLPTLSFGECQSNVTESKNGNPFVFPTTSENEEIPEDSALESDKSSSPPVEDFPDNYLETLKVPLAKIETDEESNTEDIVNDDDVEVESKSKTIIPRVRMMTGDVRHKGLFKTAMQTILLDKVNIMGTYTPPTSPTSVTTKSSAFSVASPASSSSSIQNSNNVSGRLPRSSTAVSLDCDWERKQDTVLGAPFASVYSIQRQHSIPCISDKFISSRRTPDFGLSDSALNKPETAKPLIVSCKSDQANVGKNKMSFINLLKGGGYSYSDDGNVERFGSNEQLGRKKFTFLRRTSHDPQSNLKKVRSDDLHKKRFSFLQRSKKVEKSESENTGKSFLSSIFHKTGDEKEGKDTLKKHGLLGTALGNVVMETVQDILATSQADKSKKVVEVDKKCPIFPSSSILTGTNNDNGPDVSDEASVPVNTEIDRGTSVSDNNMHASLTPSLRNNSSPVPDHPPEPGHHRAESVGTKMVQSPAKLNSVPCIYRRSSDSDLSITPKGFFRKRNSLTGSDRSATGGINGHFLKSNVLLRATVPQENFDMLEYPFLTMVKYPSGFITKLGGAVSARSVKLLERISNLEEPESRDTWWSEIRMEIRSHARALNCNAVLGYTETTSICEDVCVLSASGTAAVIGFQYTGEMGDSIGGLPIIPKHCKDILSSSLDRNEFDKERLLQKDAKNKVLLESPEHEVAPSHINSSCAICHLPYNTNNVPIRATVLKCGTCRSGKVPDILIATIETPDGAPSVGRGCFIQSFVYS; this is encoded by the exons atgccTGGAAAAGTAAAAGTGAAGATAATTTCTGGAAGAAATCTCCCGGTTATGGACAGGTCAAGTGACACCACTGACGCTTACGTTGAGATCAAACTTGCTAGCACAACTTACAAAACTGACGTCTGCCGAAAGTCTCTGCACCCCCAGTGGAACTCGGAATGGTACAGATTTGAG GTTGACGACTCAGAACTGCAAGATGAGCCTTTACAAATTAGACTGATGGATCATGATACTTATTCAGCAAACGATGCTATAGGAAAAGTGTACTTAGACTTAAACCCACTCCTGTTACCAGCAGCTAGTTTATTAATCAAATACGGATGGAATGGCGACGGCAATCACGAACACCCATCAAATTCGGTCATGTCTGGTTGGATACCAGTCTATGATACAATGCACGGTATCAGAGGAGAAGTCAATATTGTTGTTAAAGTAGAATTATTCTCTGATTTCAACAGATTTCGACAATCATCATGtggaattcaatttttttgct CCAAATCAATCCCACATGGCTATTTTGCTCAAACCGTCCACGGTTTTGTGGAAGAACTTATCGTAAACGACGATCCAGAATACCAATGGATTGATAAAATCAGAACTCCTAGAGCTTCCAACGAGGCGAGACAAacactttttttcaaattatcagGAGAGCTGCAGCGAAAAATCGGAGTGAAGGCTTTGGATCTCGGTGGAAACGCCGTCATCGGTTATTGCCAATGTTTCGACCTGGAAGGGGAGTCGGGAATAGTCGCGCGCGGGATCGGGACAGCTGTCACACTAGTCAAACTTCTGGACGCCCCCCATTGCAACATTACCGAAACTTTAAACGAAGA GCGTGCACAGAGTTACTTAAAATTCCTAGGGTCCCAAGCTAGCTTCCACCTGAACCCCATACTAGTCAGCAAACCCACTTTCCCGTTCTCGAAAAAACACCTTTCTTCACCTTTATATGCTCCCCTCCCGACCCTCGATATAGACAATCCGAGATACAAACATTTGCCAAAGCATCTGTACAAATCGGAATTTTCCCAACAGTTGAGATCCACCAGATCCAATCCGGCTTTAAACGAACAAATCCACCACACTTCGGTTAAAACACTTCTGAAACAGGAGGACATGAGAGGTACTCCTGCCTACGGCTTCAGTCAAAAGTTCAGAAACTTTAAATACTCGTCTCAGAATATTTTGTCTAAGAAAATGACCGCCCTAAAAGCTAGATTGGGAGATTCTGGAATCGGTGAAGAGATAGATCAAGAGGTTGCGTTGACTCCTCGGCAAGAAAGGAGgagattaaaatataaaagaacTATCAGCGATTCAAGTGTTATGGCAGAGGTGTTGGCCAGGAGTGTTCTCCACGCGCATAACAGTCTTACTTGTATACTGGAGGCGCAAGATTCGCTGCAATATGATGATGAAGAAACCGCAGTTGATCAAGGATCGGTTACTCCAAATACGGAAGAAGAACTCGAACCTGTTCCCAATGTACTCGAGAAAACAGTATCTGAACCACTATTATCTATCCAAGATAATCTATTGGAGACACACTCGTACACTGGCTCCTCAGGCTCCAGTTCTGAATCTCTAAGTTCGGATGACGACGAATATACTTCCGACTCGAAAGAAATCAATTTCGAAACTGTCAGCaacattgttaaaaatgtagaGCTGCTAGAGAAGAACAGTACAGTTTCAAGTACTATGAAAAATTACTCAAAACAAATGTCTCTGCCCACTCTGTCTTTCGGTGAGTGTCAAAGCAACGTGACGGAAAGTAAGAATGGTAATCCTTTCGTTTTCCCGACTACCTctgaaaatgaagaaattccgGAGGATTCTGCTCTAGAATCAGATAAAAGTAGTTCACCTCCGGTTGAGGATTTTCCGGACAATTATTTGGAAACTTTGAAAGTCCCACTCGCAAAGATAGAAACAGATGAGGAATCAAACACTGAAGATATTGTTAACGATGACGATGTAGAAGTTGAGTCCAAATCAAAAACCATAATCCCACGAGTTAGAATGATGACAGGTGATGTTAGACACAAaggtctttttaaaactgCAATGCAGACGATTTTGTTGGATAAGGTGAACATAATGGGGACTTACACTCCACCGACGTCCCCGACTTCAGTCACCACAAAATCGAGCGCTTTCAGTGTTGCATCGCCAGCGTCATCCTCGAGTTCCATCCAGAATTCGAACAATGTTTCTGGACGTTTGCCCAGATCTTCCACGGCAGTGTCGCTTGATTGTGACTGGGAACGCAAACAGGACACAGTTCTCGGCGCCCCCTTCGCATCAGTCTACTCTATTCAAAGGCAACATTCAATTCCTTGCATCtcagacaaatttatttcatccAGAAGAACGCCAGACTTCGGTCTCTCCGACAGCGCCCTCAATAAACCTGAAACAGCGAAACCACTCATCGTGTCTTGTAAAAGTGACCAAGCTAATGtgggtaaaaataaaatgagttttattaatttactcaAAGGGGGCGGATACAGTTATTCGGATGACGGGAACGTAGAGAGATTCGGCTCGAACGAGCAACTGGGGAGGAAGAAGTTCACTTTCTTGCGACGCACCTCTCACGATCCCCAATCAAATTTAAAGAAGGTGAGGAGTGATGATCTCCACAAGAAGAGGTTCTCATTTTTGCAGAGGTCCAAGAAAGTGGAGAAGTCTGAAAGTGAAAATACAGGGAAAAGTTTTCTTTCTAGTATTTTTCACAAGACTGGAGATGAAAAGGAGGGAAAGGATACTTTGAAGAAGCACGGATTGTTGGGTACAGCTCTTGGGAATGTTGTTATGGAGACTGTACAAGATATTCTGGCGACGTCTCAAGCCGACAAAAGTAAGAAAGTGGTGGAGGTGGATAAGAAGTGTCCCATTTTTCCTTCCTCTTCAATATTAACTGGTACTAATAACGATAATGGTCCCGATGTGTCTGATGAGGCCTCTGTACCTGTCAATACAGAAATTGATCGAGGCACTAGCGTTAGCGATAATAATATGCATGCGAGCTTAACCCCTTCTCTTAGGAATAATAGTTCACCAGTCCCGGATCACCCACCCGAACCAGGTCACCACAGAGCAGAGTCAGTTGGTACAAAAATGGTTCAATCACCGGCCAAATTGAACAGTGTACCGTGCATCTATCGCCGATCGTCAGATTCTGACCTGAGCATCACACCAAAAG GATTCTTTAGGAAAA GGAATAGTTTGACCGGAAGCGACCGCTCAGCCACCGGAGGAATCAACGGACACTTCCTTAAAAGCAACGTTTTGCTTAGGGCTACAGTCCCccaagaaaattttgacatgcTGGAGTACCCATTTTTGACGATGGTAAAATACCCGTCAGGATTTATCACCAAATTAG GTGGCGCTGTGAGCGCCCGATCTGTCAAACTTCTGGAGAGGATCTCGAATCTAGAAGAACCAGAATCCAGAGATACTTGGTGGTCTGAAATCCGAATGGAGATTCGCTCTCACGCCCGCGCATTGAACTGCAATGCCGTTTTAGGATACACCGAAACAACAAGCATTTG CGAGGACGTTTGTGTTTTGAGTGCGAGCGGTACAGCAGCAGTGATCGGTTTTCAATACACAGGGGAAATGGGTGATAGTATTGGGGGACTTCCAATAATCCCCAAACACTGCAAAGATATCTTGAGTTCTTCTTTGGACCGCAACGAGTTCGATAAAGAAAGACTTCTACAAAAAGACGCC aaaaacaaagttttgtTGGAAAGTCCAGAACATGAAGTTGCACCCAGCCACATTAACAGTTCCTGTGCAATATGTCACTTGCCATACAACACCAATAACGTACCAATCAGAGCGACTGTCCTAAAATGTGGTACTTGTCGTTCTGGAAAAGTTCCAGATATTTTGATCGCAACAATTGAGACTCCCGATGGTGCCCCGAGCGTGGGCCGGGGTTGTTTCATACAATCTTTTGTTT ACAGTTGA